From the genome of Melitaea cinxia chromosome 12, ilMelCinx1.1, whole genome shotgun sequence, one region includes:
- the LOC123658501 gene encoding integrator complex subunit 7 — protein MIGVRLNTFNDNSGEPEQDANSALTELDKGLRSGKVGEQCEAIVRFPRLFEKYPFPILINSSFLKLADVFRMGNNFLRLWVLRVCQQSEKHLDKILNVDEFLRRVYSVLHSNDPVARALTLRTLGAVAGIIPERQNVHHAIRRGLESHDNVEVDAAIYATTRFAAHSNSFAMAMCNKLSDMVECESTGAERRAKLVRALRTVHGGAVRAQGVLKLLRSLLEKFPSSSSVRAAITALTAIAADTVVHVPDQVELLLSLARNDARSAVRRAALLGLKKLAEHAALWPADCIENLVHAATDAKDPEHIMLCLQVMQMLVRCPAVCAAAGERAGSPSALRAFCSDAALSVDLDQAAIAADVHSRIVVHCYEESLPVEGANLMLALESIVIATGIPNGYNNIKPLRIALRCLVMLSTAEPALYAQRTAAVLGAQLDTSGARLRALLEALAALGALGAPALPHLLPALQQARYVVDVTDPSYDGTTLVLICTVLLQERAGAALTHRINKSWELKIKDAIQGADGWTRYRVARAALRYGHQSLAADVLKRLSEEAPSESAQRWLTALYRAANADAKLMEEGISGLEAASAGWETFGDGGVTPGGACVGCGGCGACTALAPAWAAARAHALAALARTAAAARALCTQPPPAIALAHAQAARDPAAKAGACAGALRGCSKALSAVSQRYAALARTAFHAHDSTLRHLHISQHTYAQMAQFLDRITSSQQERPEPPKEIKATSLEETIMLVPSVALAKISTKLFDNPTTSPGITHRHAEAVLAAVRALCAGACWPRDVCSGGGAGALCRVALSPAHRAPPAEHAATLPLAHRLALKLEGVILPPPTGKRKPTRQVKGVQITVTATPHPRTNEKTVELTNIPPVLTAVQTVTPVRDFFSAQQLVSVNTPGLYTVAVEAAFVDERGELWQTGPRNAIVIKAHEDPTTKGNTQTTRGRF, from the exons atgatTGGAGTAAGATTAAACACATTCAATGATAACTCAGGGGAACCAGAACAGGATGCAAATTCAGCATTAACCGAACTAGACAAGG GTCTCAGATCCGGTAAAGTTGGAGAACAGTGTGAAGCTATCGTTAGATTCCCGAGGCTATTTGAAAAATATCCGTTTCCGATACTAATAAATTCTTCGTTTCTTAAATTGGCCGATGTTTTCCGTATGGGGAACAATTTTCTACGTTTGTGGGTATTACGAGTGTGTCAGCAGAGCGAGAAGCACTTGGACAAGATTTTGAACGTTGACGAGTTTTTAAGAAGAGTGTACAGCGTCTTACATTCTAACGACCCCGTGGCAAGGGCCCTAACGCTACGGACTCTCGGTGCGGTCGCCGGGATAATACCAGAGAGGCAGAATGTCCACCACGCTATACGACGAGGCTTAGAAAGCCACGACAATGTTGAAGTCGACGCTGCTATTTATGCTACCACTAGATTTGCGGCACATTCAAA TTCATTTGCAATGGCAATGTGCAACAAGCTGTCAGACATGGTGGAATGTGAGAGCACCGGAGCTGAACGCCGAGCCAAACTTGTCAGAGCTTTGAGAACTGTTCATGGAGGGG CTGTCCGAGCCCAAGGTGTTCTAAAGCTGTTGAGGTCACTCTTAGAAAAATTTCCTTCTTCAAGTTCAGTTCGAGCGGCTATCACCGCTCTCACTGCTATCGCTGCTGACACAGTTGTCCATGTTCCTGATCAG GTGGAACTGCTACTAAGTCTAGCCAGAAACGATGCTCGTTCAGCAGTCCGTCGAGCGGCTTTACTCGGCCTCAAGAAGTTAGCGGAACACGCAGCTCTATGGCCAGCAGACTGCATAGAGAACTTAGTTCACGCAGCCACTGATGCAAAGGACCCTGAACATATCATGCTTTGTTTACAAGTTATGCAG ATGCTGGTGCGCTGCCCGGCGGTGTGCGCGGCGGCCGGCGAGCGCGCGGGCTCGCCCAGCGCCCTGCGCGCCTTCTGCAGCGACGCGGCGCTCAGCGTCGACCTCGACCAGGCCGCCATCGCGGCCGATGTGCACTCGAGGATCGTCGTGCATTG TTACGAGGAGAGTCTCCCGGTAGAGGGAGCCAATCTGATGCTGGCGCTTGAATCTATTGTGATTGCGACCGGCATACCGAATGGATATAACAACATCAAGCCTCTGCGTATAGCTTTGAGATGCTTG GTGATGCTGAGCACCGCCGAGCCGGCGCTGTACGCGCAGCGCACGGCGGCCGTGCTGGGCGCTCAGCTCGACACGAGTGGCGCTCGCCTGCGCGCCTTGCTGGAGGCGCTGGCGGCGCTCGGGGCGCTCGGGGCGCCCGCGCTGCCGCACTTGCTGCCCGCGCTGCAACAAGCCAGGTACGTAGTGGACGTCACTG ACCCATCATACGACGGTACCACCCTCGTCCTTATCTGCACAGTGCTACTACAAGAGCGGGCAGGAGCGGCTCTCACTCACAGGATCAACAAATCCTGGGAATTGAAGATTAAGGATGCCATCCAGGGTGCCGATGGATGGACGAGATACAGAGTAGCCAGGGCGGCTTTGAG GTATGGGCATCAGAGTTTGGCTGCCGATGTTCTGAAGCGTCTCTCCGAAGAGGCTCCGAGTGAGTCAGCCCAGCGGTGGCTAACGGCCCTATATCGTGCTGCGAATGCTGATGCAAAACTAATGGAAGAAG GCATATCGGGGTTGGAAGCGGCGAGCGCCGGCTGGGAGACGTTCGGCGACGGCGGGGTGACGCCGGGCGGCGCCTGCGTGGGCTGCGGCGGCTGCGGCGCGTGCACGGCGCTGGCGCCCGCCTGGGCCGCGGCGCGGGCGCACGCGCTGGCCGCGCTCGCGCgcaccgccgccgccgcgcgcgcgctctGCACGCAGCCGCCGCCCGCCATCGCGCTCGCGCACGCGCAG GCGGCGCGCGACCCGGCCGCCAAGGCCGGCGCGTGCGCGGGCGCTCTCCGCGGGTGCTCTAAAGCGCTGTCAGCGGTATCTCAGCGCTACGCAGCGCTCGCCCGCACCGCCTTCCACGCACACGACTCCACGCTGCGACATTTACACAT ATCGCAACACACATACGCACAAATGGCACAATTTCTGGACAGGATAACCTCAAGCCAACAGGAACGACCTGAGCCACCAAAGGAAATAAAAGCGACAAGTTTAGAAGAGACCATTATGTTGGTGCCCTCTGTTGCTCTCGCTAAGATCTCGACTAAGCTCTTTGATAATCCCACCACAAGTCCTGGAATTACTCATAGG CACGCGGAGGCGGTGCTGGCGGCGGTGCGTGCGCTGTGCGCCGGCGCGTGCTGGCCGCGCGACGTGtgcagcggcggcggcgcgggcgcgctgTGCCGCGTGGCGCTGTCGCCCGCGCaccgcgcgccgcccgccgagCACGCGGCCACGCTGCCGCTGGCGCACCGCCTCGCGCTCAAGCTGGAGGGCGTCATCCTGCCGCCGCCCACCGG GAAAAGAAAACCAACACGTCAGGTTAAGGGAGTGCAAATCACCGTCACGGCGACGCCCCACCCGCGTACTAACGAAAAG ACCGTCGAGCTGACGAACATCCCGCCTGTACTGACCGCCGTGCAGACCGTTACTCCTGTACGTGATTTCTTCTCCGCGCAGCAGTTGGTCAGCGTGAACACGCCCGGACTGTACACGGTGGCAGTGGAGGCAGCCTTCGTGGATGAAAGAGGGGAACTCTGGCAGACGGGACCAAGGAATGCCATcgttattaaa